In the Topomyia yanbarensis strain Yona2022 chromosome 3, ASM3024719v1, whole genome shotgun sequence genome, one interval contains:
- the LOC131687203 gene encoding uncharacterized protein LOC131687203 produces MAVFDETDNTVIRKKINGNYSTNAELLAISKAVDVISEKNYKKAVIFTDSQGSCKMLLNNNIVQENFIAWQIIKSLKLTINKRILIQWIPSHQGIPGNERADKEAVITTSEPQNDFTSLPLADVYTLAKNEIKESWTRTYQKLSEEKRKWHFEFMNEPGNKIWSHTLALSSEEKIILNRIKTGNTLTKERLYRWGWESDELCDICEETEDLQHILYFCTKYNNQRVNYPILEYCKPLRDVLKENIESGLKEIVHYLKKINIHL; encoded by the coding sequence ATGGCGGTGTTCGATGAAACGGACAACACGGTGATACGGAAGAAAATAAATGGAAACTACTCTACCAATGCAGAACTTCTAGCTATCTCCAAAGCTGTAGACGTGATATCGGAAAAGAACTACAAAAAAGCAGTTATCTTCACTGACTCGCAGGGATCATGCAAGATGCTACTGAACAACAACATAGTACAAGAAAACTTCATAGCATGGCAGATAATTAAAAGTCTGAAATTGACGATAAACAAACGAATCCTTATCCAATGGATCCCGAGCCACCAAGGGATACCAGGGAATGAGAGAGCAGACAAAGAAGCAGTAATCACCACCAGTGAACCCCAAAATGATTTCACTAGCCTTCCACTCGCTGATGTCTACACCTTGGCGAAAAACGAAATCAAGGAAAGCTGGACAAGAACATACCAAAAACTTTccgaagaaaaaagaaaatggcATTTCGAATTCATGAACGAACCCGGAAACAAAATTTGGAGCCACACGCTAGCCCTATCTTCGGAAGAAAAAATCATTCTAAATCGGATCAAAACTGGAAACACCCTCACCAAAGAGCGTCTGTACCGTTGGGGATGGGAAAGCGACGAACTCTGTGATATTTGCGAGGAAACAGAAGATCTACAGCACATCCTATACTTCTGCACAAAGTACAACAACCAAAGAGTGAATTACCCAATCCTAGAGTATTGCAAACCACTGAGAGATGTACTAAAAGAAAACATAGAAAGCGGTTTGAAGGAAATAGTCCACTACCTGAAGAAAATTAACATACATCTCTAA